A stretch of the Archangium violaceum genome encodes the following:
- a CDS encoding cation diffusion facilitator family transporter, producing the protein MPEARSLTGGRQFHLQRATALTLLTLGWNVVEGIIAVVAALAAGSVALLGFGVDSFVESTSAGVMLWRLSAERRARRTPEEMDRLDRRAHRLIGLSLFALAAYIAWEAGSALLTREKPQPSFVGIGLTLVSLGVMVWLARAKKRTAVALGSRAMAADAFQTTACWWLSLITLGGIGLNALFGWWWADPAAALGMTLFIAKEAREAWRGEDCCVQDG; encoded by the coding sequence ATGCCTGAAGCCCGCTCCCTGACCGGAGGCCGCCAGTTCCACCTCCAGCGAGCCACCGCGCTGACGCTCCTCACCCTCGGCTGGAATGTCGTCGAGGGAATCATCGCCGTGGTGGCGGCCCTCGCCGCGGGCAGCGTGGCACTGCTCGGCTTCGGGGTGGACAGCTTCGTGGAGAGTACGTCCGCCGGGGTCATGCTGTGGCGGCTCTCCGCAGAGCGGCGTGCCAGACGTACGCCGGAGGAAATGGATCGGCTCGACCGCCGGGCACACCGGCTCATTGGCCTGTCGCTCTTCGCACTCGCCGCGTACATCGCCTGGGAGGCCGGATCGGCGCTCCTCACCCGGGAAAAACCCCAGCCCAGCTTCGTGGGCATTGGCCTCACCCTCGTCTCCCTGGGGGTGATGGTATGGCTCGCCCGCGCGAAGAAGCGCACCGCCGTGGCCCTCGGCAGCCGGGCGATGGCGGCGGACGCCTTCCAGACGACGGCCTGCTGGTGGCTCTCCCTCATCACCCTGGGGGGCATTGGCCTCAACGCGCTCTTCGGCTGGTGGTGGGCGGACCCGGCGGCCGCGCTAGGAATGACGCTCTTCATCGCCAAGGAGGCGCGCGAGGCATGGCGAGGAGAGGACTGCTGCGTTCAGGACGGATGA
- a CDS encoding efflux RND transporter periplasmic adaptor subunit, whose translation MYTRIGLVAVAALLALGAAACAKESRSTVAEKSSTPPADAGATSAPAASAEAVKLCEHGVPAELCTKCIPELIDVYKDQGDWCEKHGLPESHCKQCNPGLTFTAQPTTPRDWCKEHAVPESRCTQCNPKLVAKFIEAGDYCREHGFPESVCPYCHPERVKAAGAEPPVFPEPGTRVRLASADETAREAGIRTQRVQKQRFARTLDVVGQLDFNQNRLAQLSARSDALVMEVRVDVGDEVKAGQPLVVVTSATVGEDQGRLSAAQARVEAARAALSREQLLVEGGIRPRKVLEQARAELAAAEGEKEAARAALAAAGATAGSQQGLYTMKAPFPGTVVSRDAVPGQHVAAGQTLLQIADLGTLWAQLEVPEADAATVRAGQPVTLTFEGVPGETREATLTRVGASVDPATRTVRARVELPNPEHSLKAGLFVRARVQVSPEHEALLVPRDAIQRAGGRALVFVKTGAGLYEPVAVELGAGTREHVEVVKGLEPGAEVVTTGAFLLKTEILKESIGAGCCEEGGE comes from the coding sequence ATGTACACCCGCATCGGCCTGGTGGCGGTGGCGGCCCTCCTCGCCCTGGGAGCGGCTGCCTGTGCGAAGGAGTCCAGGTCCACCGTGGCGGAGAAGTCCTCCACGCCCCCGGCCGATGCGGGCGCGACCTCCGCGCCGGCTGCCTCGGCCGAGGCGGTGAAGCTGTGCGAGCACGGGGTGCCAGCGGAGCTGTGCACGAAGTGCATCCCGGAGCTCATCGACGTCTACAAGGACCAGGGGGACTGGTGCGAGAAGCACGGCCTGCCGGAGTCCCACTGCAAGCAGTGCAACCCGGGGCTCACCTTCACCGCGCAGCCCACGACGCCCAGGGACTGGTGCAAGGAGCACGCGGTGCCGGAGTCCAGGTGCACCCAATGCAACCCGAAGCTCGTGGCGAAGTTCATCGAGGCCGGGGACTACTGCCGCGAGCACGGCTTCCCGGAGTCCGTCTGCCCCTACTGCCACCCGGAGCGGGTGAAGGCCGCGGGCGCCGAGCCCCCCGTCTTCCCCGAGCCCGGCACGCGCGTGCGCCTGGCCTCGGCGGATGAGACGGCGCGTGAGGCGGGGATTCGGACGCAGCGCGTCCAGAAGCAGCGGTTCGCCCGCACGCTGGACGTCGTCGGGCAGCTCGACTTCAACCAGAACCGGCTGGCCCAGCTCTCCGCGCGAAGCGACGCGCTGGTGATGGAGGTCCGGGTGGACGTCGGCGACGAGGTGAAGGCCGGACAGCCCCTCGTGGTGGTGACGTCCGCCACCGTGGGGGAGGATCAGGGACGCCTCTCGGCGGCGCAAGCCCGGGTGGAGGCAGCCCGCGCCGCGCTGAGCCGTGAGCAGCTGCTCGTCGAGGGCGGCATCCGTCCTCGGAAGGTCCTGGAGCAGGCCCGGGCCGAGCTGGCGGCGGCCGAGGGTGAGAAGGAGGCGGCCCGCGCGGCCCTGGCGGCGGCGGGGGCCACCGCGGGAAGCCAGCAGGGCCTCTACACGATGAAGGCCCCCTTCCCTGGCACGGTGGTGTCCCGGGATGCCGTCCCCGGCCAGCATGTGGCCGCCGGGCAGACGCTCCTCCAGATCGCCGACCTGGGGACCCTCTGGGCGCAGCTCGAGGTCCCCGAGGCGGACGCCGCGACGGTGCGCGCCGGACAGCCCGTCACCCTCACCTTCGAGGGTGTCCCCGGAGAGACGCGCGAGGCCACCCTCACCCGCGTGGGTGCCTCGGTGGATCCAGCCACCCGTACGGTGCGCGCCCGCGTGGAGCTGCCCAACCCCGAGCACTCGCTCAAAGCGGGCCTCTTCGTCCGGGCCAGGGTGCAGGTGTCCCCCGAGCACGAGGCGCTGCTGGTGCCCCGCGACGCCATCCAGCGCGCCGGGGGCCGCGCGCTCGTCTTCGTGAAGACGGGGGCGGGTCTCTACGAGCCCGTCGCGGTGGAGCTGGGAGCCGGCACCCGGGAGCACGTGGAGGTGGTGAAGGGGCTCGAGCCCGGCGCGGAGGTCGTCACCACGGGCGCCTTCCTCCTCAAGACGGAGATCCTCAAGGAGTCCATCGGCGCGGGCTGCTGTGAAGAAGGGGGCGAGTAA
- a CDS encoding TetR/AcrR family transcriptional regulator: MPGPTEPKKATRQRDAERTRTAILNAAQTLFSTRGFANTGVRDVAELAGVNSALVGRYFGSKEGLFRATLERVIDISPMLHGDRRRFGADMVATLFDTQDASGPLAMMILSAADPAAHAVSVEFLQTKVIAPLARWLGPPDGEGRAARLNILWSGFLTSWKLLPIQPLAGARLASTRRWLEAATQALVDEGSN, encoded by the coding sequence ATGCCCGGCCCTACCGAGCCCAAGAAAGCAACGCGCCAGCGCGACGCCGAGCGCACGCGCACCGCGATCCTCAACGCCGCGCAGACACTGTTCTCGACGCGAGGCTTCGCCAATACCGGCGTGCGAGACGTGGCGGAGCTCGCCGGGGTGAATTCCGCGCTCGTCGGCCGCTACTTCGGTTCGAAGGAGGGACTGTTCCGCGCGACGTTGGAGCGGGTGATCGACATCTCCCCCATGCTGCATGGAGATAGGCGCCGCTTCGGAGCGGACATGGTGGCGACCCTCTTCGACACCCAGGACGCATCAGGCCCGCTGGCGATGATGATCCTCTCGGCGGCCGACCCCGCGGCGCACGCGGTGAGCGTCGAATTCCTCCAGACGAAGGTGATCGCGCCATTGGCCAGGTGGCTGGGACCACCGGACGGCGAGGGGCGTGCGGCGCGGCTCAACATCCTCTGGAGCGGCTTCCTCACCAGTTGGAAGCTGCTGCCCATCCAGCCACTCGCCGGGGCGCGCCTCGCCTCCACCCGCCGCTGGCTGGAGGCCGCGACCCAGGCGCTCGTCGACGAAGGCTCGAACTGA
- a CDS encoding cation diffusion facilitator family transporter — protein MSPDILEVLLHHRQRFLAFPVPRVSSTEAAEDVLQAALFNALFLLVAVGGVAWEAIQRLGEPAPVASTTVMLVAGVGIIINTATALLFWKGRERDANIRGAFLHMAADAGVSLGVVLAGALIHFTGWAWLDPVVTLAIAAIIVLSTWGLLEEALDLALHAVPRGIDLTEVEARPAQAPGVTRVHDLHVWGMSTTETALTAHLVMPRAAHGDSFLERLKQQLHDEFGIEHVALQIEQGVLTNCCHHQEGTRVRPTTHTASGGHHA, from the coding sequence GTGAGCCCGGACATCCTCGAAGTCCTCCTCCACCATCGGCAGCGATTCCTCGCCTTCCCGGTGCCCCGAGTGAGCAGCACCGAGGCAGCCGAGGACGTCCTCCAGGCCGCCCTCTTCAACGCCCTCTTCTTGCTCGTCGCGGTGGGTGGCGTCGCCTGGGAAGCCATCCAGCGTCTGGGAGAACCCGCCCCCGTCGCCAGCACCACCGTCATGCTCGTGGCGGGCGTGGGTATCATCATCAACACCGCCACGGCCCTGCTCTTCTGGAAGGGCCGCGAGCGCGATGCCAACATCCGCGGCGCCTTCCTCCACATGGCCGCCGACGCGGGCGTGTCGTTGGGCGTCGTCCTGGCGGGTGCCCTCATCCACTTCACCGGTTGGGCGTGGTTGGATCCGGTGGTGACGCTCGCCATCGCGGCCATCATCGTCCTGAGTACATGGGGGCTGCTCGAGGAGGCGCTCGATCTCGCCCTCCATGCCGTTCCCCGAGGCATCGACCTGACCGAAGTGGAGGCGCGGCCCGCCCAGGCGCCCGGAGTCACCCGGGTGCATGACCTGCACGTCTGGGGCATGAGCACCACCGAAACGGCTCTCACGGCCCACCTCGTGATGCCGCGGGCAGCCCACGGCGACTCCTTCCTCGAGCGACTGAAGCAGCAACTCCATGACGAGTTCGGCATCGAGCACGTCGCGCTCCAGATCGAACAGGGCGTGCTCACTAACTGCTGCCACCACCAGGAGGGCACGCGAGTCCGCCCCACCACCCACACCGCGAGCGGAGGCCACCATGCCTGA
- a CDS encoding polymorphic toxin type 47 domain-containing protein, which yields MPAEMARKWVALVLEAVVLSTGCVTVTPPAGRGALLDRNPRAAPGPGLVGEVRGDAQHAATGSSAPTRLLRRRGERVQVTEVAMVSPAEMAVRAVASGAVQVDAFEHLLLLASLDNFNELPPRGAPLSPQEAARVLMVLLNKPVTLGSFPPRMAACHLLREVLEGGEVSREELLRRVERFRSVAVLRPDGYLAWTLNGRTQQKVGPVEWKEEAFRAGAFELGRFYTISGWVFRQADAQLRPVMEGPGLAEVYDDADYIGRSLDGAEEAFVELYHAMGQLLTRPLDSIAALQHLPAGVAALIASSPEYLERFRYMTRGEQVKATSKLLTNLIVTFGTAGGTTSTLTRAVGELEATVPVLSLSAEGLLMVERAVVPVGRAATVLSGGPGAAIILYQVGSGGGGEGGGEERTGGTNWKPGPNDLDWRGMGKGVPEALDEAFKRTGVSREEFAVTKWGRDKLGKSAPVEWRAPNGAEVNIDMGHIKNGPSVPHVGFQTPGKRGSGGAIRGHILLDDVPYNR from the coding sequence ATGCCCGCTGAGATGGCGCGGAAGTGGGTAGCCCTGGTGCTTGAGGCCGTCGTGCTATCCACCGGTTGCGTCACGGTGACTCCACCTGCGGGACGCGGTGCGCTCCTGGACCGCAACCCGCGTGCCGCCCCCGGACCCGGGCTGGTGGGCGAGGTACGTGGTGACGCCCAGCACGCGGCCACGGGCTCGAGTGCACCAACTCGGCTGCTCCGCCGACGGGGTGAGCGCGTACAGGTCACGGAGGTGGCCATGGTGAGCCCGGCCGAAATGGCCGTGCGCGCGGTGGCCAGTGGCGCCGTGCAGGTGGACGCCTTCGAGCACCTGCTGCTGCTCGCGAGTCTGGACAACTTCAACGAGCTGCCCCCGCGAGGCGCGCCCCTCTCGCCCCAGGAGGCGGCCCGGGTGCTGATGGTGCTGCTGAATAAGCCCGTGACATTGGGTTCGTTCCCGCCGCGCATGGCCGCCTGCCACCTGCTGCGTGAGGTGCTGGAGGGAGGGGAAGTCTCCCGCGAGGAGCTGCTGCGCCGGGTGGAGCGCTTCAGGAGCGTGGCCGTGCTGCGACCGGACGGCTACCTGGCCTGGACGCTCAACGGACGCACCCAGCAGAAGGTGGGCCCGGTGGAGTGGAAGGAGGAAGCCTTCCGCGCTGGCGCCTTCGAGCTGGGCCGCTTCTACACCATCAGCGGTTGGGTCTTCCGGCAGGCGGATGCGCAACTGCGTCCCGTCATGGAAGGGCCTGGACTGGCCGAGGTGTACGACGACGCCGACTACATCGGCCGCTCGCTGGATGGCGCGGAGGAGGCTTTCGTCGAGCTGTACCACGCCATGGGCCAGCTGCTCACGCGCCCACTGGACAGCATCGCGGCGCTGCAACACCTGCCCGCGGGAGTCGCGGCCCTCATCGCCTCCTCGCCCGAGTACCTCGAGCGTTTCCGGTACATGACTCGGGGCGAGCAGGTGAAGGCAACCTCCAAGCTGCTGACCAACCTCATCGTCACGTTTGGCACGGCTGGGGGCACGACGAGCACGCTGACGCGGGCAGTGGGCGAGCTGGAGGCGACCGTGCCGGTGCTATCCCTCTCGGCCGAGGGCCTGCTGATGGTAGAACGCGCGGTGGTGCCGGTAGGAAGGGCGGCCACAGTGCTGAGCGGCGGACCCGGTGCGGCCATCATCCTCTATCAAGTAGGCTCAGGCGGAGGCGGCGAAGGAGGCGGTGAAGAGAGAACTGGAGGTACGAACTGGAAGCCAGGTCCGAACGATCTCGACTGGCGCGGAATGGGTAAGGGGGTGCCTGAGGCACTCGATGAAGCCTTCAAGCGAACAGGAGTTTCGCGCGAGGAGTTTGCTGTGACCAAGTGGGGCAGAGACAAACTTGGCAAAAGCGCCCCCGTAGAATGGCGCGCTCCCAATGGCGCCGAAGTCAACATCGACATGGGCCATATAAAAAATGGGCCATCTGTACCTCACGTAGGCTTTCAAACTCCTGGCAAGAGAGGGAGCGGAGGCGCCATCCGCGGGCATATTCTTCTTGACGACGTTCCTTACAATCGCTAG
- a CDS encoding TlpA family protein disulfide reductase: MPVVAHEPREEPRLGPRAHLGRFPLPLVVLVLAGMMSAVASGCRTEPPPSYVRLEGAAPELQGLPDSSALLVVFWASWCPPCRQETPGLLALAEEPPEGLQVVVFSHDTDMKAVETFLGGVPAPGLHLRLDEGRRAASALGVDTLPTSLLVVNGRLVARFQGPREWNSRGMRRLLEKLTRERSSHAPAPAH, encoded by the coding sequence ATGCCGGTGGTGGCCCACGAGCCGCGCGAGGAACCCCGCCTGGGGCCTCGGGCCCACCTGGGCCGATTCCCCCTGCCGCTGGTGGTGCTCGTCCTGGCCGGGATGATGTCGGCGGTGGCTTCGGGCTGCCGGACCGAGCCTCCTCCCAGCTACGTCCGGCTCGAAGGAGCCGCCCCCGAGCTCCAGGGACTGCCGGACTCGAGCGCCCTGCTCGTCGTCTTCTGGGCCTCGTGGTGTCCCCCCTGCCGGCAGGAGACACCCGGGCTGTTGGCCCTGGCGGAGGAGCCCCCCGAGGGTCTCCAGGTCGTCGTCTTCAGTCACGACACGGACATGAAGGCCGTGGAGACCTTCCTCGGAGGAGTGCCCGCTCCTGGACTGCACCTGCGCCTGGACGAGGGCAGACGGGCCGCCAGCGCCCTCGGAGTGGACACGCTCCCCACGAGCCTCCTGGTGGTGAACGGGCGCCTGGTCGCCCGCTTCCAGGGGCCTCGGGAGTGGAATTCCCGGGGGATGCGGCGCCTTCTGGAGAAGTTGACCCGGGAGCGCTCATCGCACGCCCCCGCTCCGGCGCATTGA
- a CDS encoding efflux RND transporter permease subunit — protein MLTWLIDWSLRHRWAVLGGTLALIVSGALAFRALPLDAFPDTTPTQVQVNAVAPALTPVEVERQLTIPIEQALAGLPHVEELRSLSRFGLSQVTLQFSDGTDLWFARQQVAERLGRVEVPAGTERPTLGPVATGLGEVFHYLVKSRTRSLTELRTLHDWVIAPQLRSVPGVAEVNAWGGEEKQWHVVVEPRRLQQFNLSLGDVYRALEANNANVGGGMVERGGGASLVLGVGALESGKDIEEVVVAARNNVPVRIRDVARVEVGGELRRGATTADGQGEAVLGLGFMLVGENSHAVTQALARRLEEVKKRLPGEVQVEPVYERTELVDHVLDTVRTNLFEGALLVIAVLFLFLGNWRAGLIVAAAIPLSLLFAFNAMLRFGIAGTLMSLGAIDFGLVVDSSVILVENAERRLAEAKEGRDLLQVVRDAAIEVRKPTLFGELIIMVVYLPILTLEGVEGKLFRPMALTVIFALLGSALLSLTLMPVLASFALKRGAKGHPKPRLVVLLERGYRPILSWALTHTRAVLAGAGLLVVGAGVAATQLGSEFVPRLSEGTLVINTVRLAEVSLSESLRYGGRIETVLLEKFPDEVKRVWTRTGTAEVATDPMGIELSDVFITLNPRKEWKRARTQEELVAEMKAELADLPGMRMAFLQPIEMRVNEMIAGVRGDVGIKLFGDDLDILKAKAREMEAVVRAIPGAADVTVEQVTGQPVLQVTVDRAAIARYGIPAREVLDVVEAVGTRQVGEVREGERRFPLAVRLAEEYREDPARLAAVPVTAPSGERVPLGRLATLREVSGPTTLQREWGRRRLVIQANVRGRDLGSFVEEVRQALEEKVELPAGYDVRFGGQFQNLERARARLLIVVPIALALIFTLLYLTYRRVMDALRIFAGVPFALVGGVLALLVRGLPFSISAAVGFVALSGVSVLGDMVLVSRVRQLLDRGLALGDAIREAALSRLRPVLMTAAVAAIGFVPMALNTGVGAEVQRPLATVVIGGILSSTMLTLLVLPVLYSVFGAGRHHTEGRPGDEPGLEETPSEEEAPRAVM, from the coding sequence ATGCTCACCTGGCTCATCGACTGGTCTCTGCGACACCGCTGGGCCGTCCTGGGGGGGACGCTCGCCCTCATCGTCTCCGGTGCGCTCGCCTTCCGAGCGCTCCCCCTCGATGCCTTTCCGGACACCACCCCGACCCAGGTGCAGGTGAATGCCGTCGCCCCGGCCCTCACCCCCGTGGAGGTGGAGCGGCAGCTCACCATTCCCATCGAGCAGGCACTTGCGGGCCTGCCGCACGTGGAGGAGTTGCGCTCCCTCTCCAGGTTCGGGCTCTCCCAGGTCACCCTCCAGTTCAGTGACGGCACGGACCTGTGGTTCGCCCGGCAGCAGGTAGCCGAGCGCCTGGGCCGTGTCGAAGTGCCCGCGGGCACCGAGCGCCCCACGCTGGGGCCGGTGGCCACGGGGCTCGGGGAGGTCTTCCACTACCTGGTGAAGAGCAGGACACGGAGTCTCACGGAGCTACGCACCCTGCACGACTGGGTCATCGCCCCCCAGCTGCGCAGCGTGCCGGGCGTGGCGGAGGTGAATGCCTGGGGCGGCGAGGAGAAGCAGTGGCACGTGGTGGTGGAGCCCCGGCGCCTCCAACAGTTCAACCTCTCGCTGGGGGACGTCTACCGCGCCCTGGAGGCCAACAACGCCAACGTGGGCGGCGGCATGGTGGAACGTGGAGGCGGAGCCAGCCTCGTGCTCGGGGTGGGTGCGCTGGAGTCCGGCAAGGACATCGAGGAAGTCGTCGTCGCCGCGCGCAACAACGTCCCGGTGCGCATCCGGGACGTGGCCCGCGTGGAGGTGGGCGGTGAGCTCCGCCGGGGAGCCACCACGGCCGATGGCCAGGGAGAAGCCGTTCTGGGCCTGGGCTTCATGCTGGTGGGAGAGAACTCCCATGCGGTGACGCAGGCGCTGGCCCGGCGGCTGGAAGAGGTGAAGAAGCGTCTCCCCGGAGAGGTCCAGGTGGAGCCCGTCTACGAGCGTACCGAGCTGGTGGACCATGTCCTCGACACGGTGCGCACCAACCTCTTCGAGGGCGCCCTGCTCGTCATCGCGGTCCTCTTCCTCTTCCTGGGCAACTGGCGCGCGGGCCTCATCGTCGCGGCGGCCATTCCCTTGTCCCTGCTGTTCGCCTTCAACGCGATGCTGCGCTTCGGCATCGCCGGCACCCTCATGTCGCTGGGAGCCATCGACTTCGGCCTCGTGGTGGACTCCTCCGTCATCCTCGTGGAGAACGCGGAGCGGCGGCTGGCCGAGGCGAAGGAGGGCCGCGACCTGCTGCAGGTGGTGCGGGACGCCGCCATCGAGGTGCGCAAGCCCACCCTCTTCGGCGAGCTCATCATCATGGTGGTGTACCTGCCCATCCTCACCCTGGAGGGGGTGGAGGGGAAGCTCTTCCGCCCCATGGCGCTCACCGTCATCTTCGCCCTGCTCGGCTCGGCCCTCCTGTCCCTGACGCTGATGCCCGTGCTGGCCTCCTTCGCGCTGAAGCGGGGCGCGAAGGGCCACCCCAAGCCCCGACTGGTGGTGCTCCTCGAGAGGGGCTACCGGCCCATCCTCTCCTGGGCGCTCACCCACACCCGGGCCGTGCTCGCCGGCGCGGGCCTGCTCGTGGTGGGGGCCGGCGTGGCCGCCACACAGCTCGGCAGCGAGTTCGTCCCCCGCCTCTCCGAGGGCACCCTCGTCATCAACACCGTGCGCCTGGCCGAGGTGTCCCTCTCCGAGTCCCTCCGCTATGGGGGACGCATCGAGACGGTGTTGCTCGAGAAGTTCCCGGACGAGGTGAAGCGCGTGTGGACGCGTACCGGCACGGCGGAGGTGGCCACCGACCCCATGGGTATCGAGCTGTCCGACGTCTTCATCACCCTCAACCCCCGGAAGGAGTGGAAACGGGCCCGCACACAGGAGGAGCTCGTCGCGGAGATGAAGGCGGAGCTGGCGGATCTGCCCGGCATGCGGATGGCGTTCCTCCAGCCGATTGAAATGCGCGTCAACGAGATGATCGCCGGCGTGCGCGGCGATGTGGGCATCAAGCTCTTCGGGGACGACCTGGACATATTGAAGGCCAAGGCGCGGGAGATGGAAGCCGTGGTGCGCGCCATCCCCGGGGCAGCGGACGTCACCGTGGAGCAGGTGACGGGCCAACCCGTGCTGCAGGTGACGGTGGACCGGGCGGCCATTGCCCGCTACGGCATCCCCGCCCGCGAGGTGCTCGACGTGGTGGAGGCCGTGGGGACGCGCCAGGTGGGCGAGGTGCGAGAGGGCGAGCGGCGCTTCCCCCTGGCCGTGCGCCTCGCGGAGGAGTACCGGGAGGACCCGGCCCGGCTCGCCGCGGTGCCTGTCACGGCGCCGAGTGGAGAGCGGGTGCCACTGGGGCGGCTGGCCACCCTCCGGGAAGTGTCCGGCCCCACCACCCTTCAGCGGGAGTGGGGCAGGCGCCGCCTCGTCATCCAGGCCAATGTGCGAGGCAGGGACCTGGGGAGCTTCGTGGAGGAGGTGCGCCAGGCACTGGAGGAGAAGGTGGAGCTACCGGCCGGGTACGACGTCCGCTTCGGCGGGCAGTTCCAGAACCTGGAGCGAGCGCGGGCCCGGCTGCTCATCGTGGTGCCCATCGCCCTCGCGCTCATCTTCACCTTGCTCTACCTCACCTACCGGCGGGTGATGGATGCCCTGCGCATCTTCGCGGGCGTGCCCTTCGCCCTGGTGGGCGGGGTGCTGGCGCTGCTCGTGCGGGGCCTGCCCTTCTCCATCTCCGCGGCCGTGGGCTTCGTCGCCCTCTCGGGGGTCTCGGTGCTGGGGGACATGGTGCTCGTCAGCCGGGTACGCCAGCTGCTCGATCGGGGCCTCGCCCTCGGGGATGCCATCCGCGAGGCGGCCCTGTCGCGCCTGCGGCCGGTGCTGATGACGGCGGCCGTGGCGGCCATCGGGTTTGTCCCCATGGCGCTCAACACGGGGGTGGGCGCGGAGGTGCAGAGGCCGCTGGCCACCGTCGTCATCGGCGGAATCCTCTCCTCCACCATGCTGACGCTCCTGGTGCTGCCCGTGCTCTACTCCGTCTTCGGGGCCGGGCGGCACCACACGGAGGGCCGGCCCGGGGACGAGCCAGGGCTCGAGGAAACACCCAGCGAGGAGGAGGCCCCTCGCGCGGTCATGTAG
- a CDS encoding DUF3703 domain-containing protein, which yields MFTFAWRTRDWRELLGQVPRLALAGPGSRLGRAPLGNTGGTDVGIFTPMVIHEDLQAMLRDS from the coding sequence ATGTTCACCTTCGCCTGGCGCACACGGGACTGGCGTGAATTGCTCGGGCAGGTGCCGCGCCTGGCGCTGGCCGGGCCGGGCTCGCGCCTCGGACGCGCGCCCCTGGGCAATACAGGAGGAACGGACGTGGGCATCTTCACGCCCATGGTGATTCACGAGGACCTCCAGGCCATGCTCCGTGACTCGTAG
- a CDS encoding alpha/beta hydrolase, which yields MKPAANPFHPDLQRAARLIPNVTATRPLLAVMRFLMRLQPKPRVPEDVAVEDVRVPGPAGAPLVRVRTYRPRTVQGATPALLWIHGGGYIMGRPEQDDLLCVDFARELGILVASVDYRLAPEHPFPAPLEDCYAALRWLSSQAGALGVLPERIAIGGASAGGGLTAALAQLAHDREEVRPVFQLLVYPMLDDRTTTRTDIDGTSHRAWNQGSNVFGWRAYLGREPGGAEVPAHAVPARREDLSGLPPAWLGVGTCDLFHDEDIAYARRLEAAGVPCDAVVVPGAFHGFDVITRGAGVARDFRGLYTAALRRALFPAPGVVEHVKAG from the coding sequence ATGAAGCCAGCCGCGAATCCATTTCACCCCGACCTGCAACGCGCCGCGCGCCTCATCCCGAACGTCACGGCGACCCGGCCGCTGCTCGCCGTGATGCGGTTCCTCATGCGCCTCCAGCCGAAGCCCCGCGTCCCCGAGGACGTGGCCGTGGAGGACGTGCGGGTGCCCGGGCCCGCGGGGGCGCCGCTGGTGCGAGTGCGGACCTATCGGCCCCGGACGGTCCAGGGAGCGACGCCGGCTCTCCTGTGGATTCACGGTGGCGGATACATCATGGGCCGGCCGGAGCAGGACGATCTTCTTTGCGTCGACTTCGCGCGCGAGCTGGGCATCCTCGTCGCCTCCGTGGACTACCGGCTGGCACCCGAGCACCCCTTCCCGGCACCGCTGGAGGACTGCTACGCGGCGCTGCGGTGGCTCTCCTCCCAGGCGGGGGCACTCGGCGTCCTCCCCGAGCGCATCGCCATCGGCGGGGCGAGCGCCGGCGGGGGGCTCACGGCGGCGCTGGCTCAGCTGGCGCACGACCGCGAGGAGGTCCGGCCCGTCTTCCAGCTGCTCGTCTACCCGATGTTGGACGACCGCACGACGACGCGCACGGACATCGACGGCACGAGCCACCGCGCCTGGAACCAGGGCAGCAACGTATTCGGCTGGAGGGCATACCTGGGACGCGAGCCGGGGGGCGCGGAGGTGCCGGCGCATGCCGTGCCCGCGCGGCGCGAGGACCTCTCGGGACTCCCTCCGGCCTGGTTGGGCGTGGGCACCTGCGACCTCTTCCACGATGAAGACATCGCGTACGCCAGGCGCCTGGAGGCCGCCGGCGTGCCGTGCGACGCCGTCGTGGTGCCCGGCGCCTTCCACGGCTTCGACGTCATCACCCGTGGCGCCGGAGTCGCGCGCGATTTCCGTGGGCTCTACACGGCCGCGCTCCGCCGAGCCCTGTTCCCGGCGCCTGGCGTCGTGGAGCACGTGAAGGCGGGCTGA